Proteins encoded in a region of the Oscillatoria nigro-viridis PCC 7112 genome:
- a CDS encoding ISKra4-like element ISOni1 family transposase (programmed frameshift), which produces MTPSDQQQLKAHLKAVAKILYRNTEPTELKSFESIEKSVRQKMLSEVGPEIGNFFFLAVSGIQTGKPRKIKSIIGSLDITDNQAKYFGLKAYSQFSPLMENCCLLITANESYQSAEKDLEKFTGIKISHSTLQRLVKRQEFELPTSKQGVKEITLDGGKVRLRNETKGESCYWKDYKAVCLDNVYSGAFFQNNQDLIDWTNSQKLLHPMYCLGDGHAGIWNIFKEIGDNEQRQEILDWYHLKENLYKVGGSIKRLKLAENMLWQGKVDEVRNLFKDFKSQAFKTFCNYLETHRCRIVNYQYYKEESISSIGSGTVESTIKRIGLRVKISGAQWNIENVSSILALRCAYLNGQLSI; this is translated from the exons ATGACACCCTCAGACCAACAACAACTAAAAGCCCACTTAAAAGCGGTAGCAAAAATTCTTTACAGAAATACAGAGCCAACCGAGTTAAAAAGTTTTGAAAGTATAGAAAAATCAGTCCGTCAGAAAATGTTATCAGAGGTTGGTCCAGAAATAGGTAACTTTTTTTTCT TAGCAGTATCAGGAATTCAAACAGGAAAACCCCGAAAAATAAAATCAATAATCGGATCGCTCGACATTACAGATAATCAGGCAAAATATTTTGGCTTAAAAGCTTACAGTCAATTTAGTCCCCTGATGGAAAATTGCTGTCTTTTAATCACTGCTAACGAATCTTATCAAAGCGCCGAAAAAGATTTGGAAAAATTTACGGGGATCAAAATTTCTCACAGTACATTACAAAGATTAGTCAAGCGACAAGAATTTGAATTGCCTACATCTAAACAAGGAGTCAAAGAAATTACATTGGATGGCGGGAAAGTTAGACTACGCAACGAAACCAAGGGCGAGAGCTGTTACTGGAAAGACTATAAAGCCGTGTGTTTAGATAATGTTTATTCGGGAGCCTTTTTTCAAAATAATCAAGATTTAATTGATTGGACTAATAGCCAAAAATTACTACACCCTATGTATTGTCTAGGAGATGGTCATGCCGGGATTTGGAACATCTTTAAAGAAATTGGAGATAATGAACAAAGACAAGAAATTTTAGATTGGTATCATCTCAAAGAAAATCTCTACAAGGTAGGGGGTTCAATAAAACGATTGAAATTAGCAGAAAATATGTTATGGCAAGGCAAAGTTGATGAAGTTAGAAATTTATTTAAAGACTTTAAAAGTCAAGCATTTAAAACGTTTTGCAATTATTTAGAGACCCATCGCTGCCGAATAGTGAATTACCAATACTACAAAGAAGAGTCCATAAGTTCGATTGGTTCGGGAACAGTTGAATCAACAATTAAACGCATTGGATTAAGGGTGAAAATATCGGGAGCGCAATGGAATATTGAGAACGTTTCCTCAATCCTGGCTCTTCGCTGTGCTTATCTCAACGGTCAACTTTCAATTTGA
- a CDS encoding tyrosine-type recombinase/integrase produces the protein MDEKELPEAPPQNLFEFWQKFLGQLGSKSPSYIPMSYTVITRVIAPYLGGPVPQKERATEKERAKALSFLKQRPISDLKIVLQNAEHFFDEQGWKEANKRKQFKFHLNNMVKFAVSRKWFQSDPENLELIYCLKEAPGGRKREDMKDFHAGLRTSSETVFLGCLDTDFVSIPKDQVGKIWLNWRFVLSPVGLSMLQVAFAQVEPNWYLANPEFDREIMEFAEFMEKKLRVKHPTVEADVQHVCRLLGWMFRKKKEELLLAEVRLAKVVPFTQMKFKLTECLEEGNLHAHKVRMYKEGVAQETSEDLGKEAANLIEEYVEWGNVSHASVVQNYNAIINLAKFTYYRQVSSEDLKSRDTFDKIPLINVLKACRRVHERETRKQAKTTSEKRSLVVPYPQIIEVLEKTRFEATLEVKHYQRSNRYRGGRPQIDKIPRMDTGIARSFQRFIIIALMVSCPPRRAKEYYEAEIGKSLVKGGFQDGSFVSLEKMKNPNEAQYYLWPEDYKTMGTYGELAIPLNNITFPDGTRFYDYLEMWINKWRQVLAKEPKHNFLFLQDKNGKLLNSSSFGKKVKHIFWRFAGVSMSPHKLRHSFETYSQEIGLSDAEKQASVLAMGHSSGASHFGTYIKLKVDR, from the coding sequence GTGGATGAGAAAGAATTACCAGAAGCGCCGCCCCAGAATTTATTCGAGTTCTGGCAGAAGTTTTTAGGGCAACTAGGGTCTAAGTCTCCTAGCTATATCCCGATGAGTTACACGGTGATAACGCGCGTAATCGCTCCATATTTAGGGGGGCCAGTTCCTCAGAAGGAGCGAGCCACCGAAAAGGAAAGGGCAAAGGCGCTCTCTTTTCTCAAACAACGACCGATTTCCGATCTAAAAATTGTTTTGCAAAATGCGGAACATTTCTTTGACGAGCAAGGTTGGAAAGAAGCTAACAAGCGAAAACAGTTCAAGTTTCACCTGAATAATATGGTAAAATTTGCCGTTTCCCGAAAGTGGTTCCAATCAGATCCGGAAAATCTTGAACTTATTTACTGCCTCAAGGAAGCACCTGGAGGTAGAAAGCGTGAGGATATGAAAGATTTCCATGCCGGATTGCGAACATCTAGCGAAACTGTATTTCTTGGATGTTTGGACACCGATTTTGTCTCTATTCCTAAAGACCAAGTTGGAAAAATTTGGCTGAATTGGCGATTCGTTTTATCTCCGGTTGGCTTATCCATGCTCCAGGTTGCTTTTGCTCAGGTGGAGCCAAATTGGTATTTAGCCAATCCCGAATTTGACCGAGAAATTATGGAATTCGCTGAGTTCATGGAGAAAAAGTTAAGAGTTAAACACCCAACAGTGGAAGCAGACGTACAACACGTCTGTCGATTACTTGGCTGGATGTTTCGCAAGAAGAAGGAGGAGCTCCTTTTAGCAGAGGTGAGGCTAGCCAAAGTTGTGCCTTTTACTCAAATGAAGTTCAAGCTTACCGAGTGCTTAGAGGAGGGAAATTTGCACGCTCACAAGGTAAGGATGTACAAAGAAGGAGTGGCCCAGGAGACATCTGAAGACCTGGGTAAAGAAGCTGCGAACTTAATTGAGGAATACGTGGAGTGGGGAAATGTGAGTCATGCGTCGGTAGTTCAGAACTACAACGCCATTATTAACCTTGCCAAATTCACTTATTATCGTCAGGTCAGCTCAGAGGACTTGAAGAGTCGAGATACTTTTGATAAAATTCCGTTAATTAATGTTCTCAAGGCGTGTCGTCGAGTTCATGAAAGAGAGACTCGAAAACAAGCTAAAACAACAAGTGAGAAGCGCTCTCTAGTTGTCCCCTATCCTCAAATTATAGAGGTTTTAGAAAAAACTCGCTTTGAAGCAACTCTTGAGGTGAAACATTATCAACGAAGTAACCGCTACAGAGGTGGACGGCCTCAAATTGACAAGATTCCCCGGATGGATACAGGGATTGCGAGGTCTTTTCAGAGATTTATCATTATTGCTCTGATGGTTTCCTGTCCTCCGCGACGAGCCAAGGAATATTATGAGGCAGAAATCGGTAAAAGTTTGGTCAAGGGCGGATTTCAAGATGGGTCATTTGTCTCATTAGAAAAGATGAAAAACCCTAATGAGGCTCAGTATTATCTCTGGCCTGAAGACTACAAAACAATGGGCACCTATGGAGAACTTGCCATTCCTCTAAACAATATAACTTTTCCTGATGGCACCCGATTTTATGACTATCTTGAAATGTGGATTAATAAGTGGCGTCAGGTTTTGGCCAAAGAACCCAAACATAATTTTCTCTTTCTCCAAGACAAAAATGGCAAACTTCTGAATTCATCAAGTTTTGGAAAAAAAGTTAAACATATTTTTTGGCGATTTGCCGGAGTTTCGATGTCTCCTCACAAGTTGCGTCACTCGTTTGAAACCTACAGTCAAGAGATTGGTCTATCAGACGCAGAAAAACAAGCTTCAGTTTTAGCAATGGGACACAGCTCGGGTGCATCTCACTTTGGCACATACATCAAATTGAAAGTTGACCGTTGA
- a CDS encoding ISAzo13-like element transposase-related protein: MFPHVTRACQGVIFTSLELVKKLMAKTHTKTGLSVVVNVIEKIYETGRKVANGFKETMKIIFDEYLPKWNYCAVPTI; encoded by the coding sequence TTGTTTCCTCACGTAACTAGAGCCTGTCAAGGAGTGATTTTTACTTCTCTTGAGTTAGTGAAAAAACTCATGGCAAAAACGCATACTAAAACCGGGCTTTCTGTCGTAGTAAATGTGATTGAGAAAATTTATGAAACTGGTCGAAAAGTAGCTAATGGATTTAAAGAAACAATGAAAATTATTTTTGATGAATATCTACCAAAATGGAATTATTGTGCAGTGCCGACTATTTAA